Part of the Dehalococcoidia bacterium genome, GTGTAGCTAATGCAGACCATTTAGTGCTTCCATCAGTTGATCGTGCTGACATTGAAAGTGTTCGCGACGACATTGAAAGGCCTGTAAAAAGCAAAATAATCCCAGTAAGAAACAAAACCATAATTGCTTTGCTAAATGAAGGATCTTTAACTAATGCAATCAATTCCCCCTCGGCAGTATCCTCGCCTACTGGCCATCCTATGAATGCTCCAAGTATGAGAATCGGACCAAGTATCAATAGTGTTCCGGTAAGATTCTTTGTGCTCATAATTACCTCCAATTAATTTTGTCAGAGACAAAATAATCTCAAAATGTTGATAAAACCAGCATGCATATCTTCATTTATGCGCCAATCGACTTTTCTTAAAGGAGGTTTTTAGCAAAATCAAACATTATGGCCAATGATTCGAGTGGGTTTGAGGGATATTGCTATACGCTTCTGTTCAATCATAACCTTGTCATATTCTGCCCAATCGGGATGCTCTTTACCGGCAGCTGCCCTATATATCCCCTGGAGAATCTGTCGTAGTTCCTCTGGGTCAGTATTAGTAGGAGTGGAGACTTCTGCAATTCCATCCAATACAGCAAAAGTCCGACGATCGGTGCTTATGATCATAAGTGCACACCGTGGGTCCCTAGTGAGGTTAAAAGCTTTAGCATTTCGAGATCGTGTAGTGAATACCAGACTGTTATCAATTTTTCCTACGGTCACAAGGCTTTGCTGCGGCATGCCGTCACGACGATAAGTAGTAAACACCACTACGTTATTCTGACTCAGCAAAGAATCTAAATCCTCAAGTGTTAGCATCACTACCTCCTAGAGTGCGTCGATACTAGGTGCGTGCTTGTACTTTGTCAAAAGTTTTTAAATTGGAAATCGATATCAATTTCGGTATTCTCTCTATATGTTGAGAATCCACATGCAAGTAGCTATGAAATCAATTCCCCTAACTGCCCTTGTTTGCTTATTAGTACTCATCCTCATTGGGTGCAATTCACATTCCGAAGAGGCTAGCCAAAAGAATACTAAAACCCAAACACAGCAATCCGGGCAAACTCAAAGAGCCAATAATCAAGAAATTGGCTCCAAAGTAAGTTCTGCAGAAGATGGAGGCCCCGAGGGTTCAGGTAAATCTAGTTCCAATTCAGTGGCAAATGAAGCAAGGCATGGCAATGCTTCTTCGCAATCCAAAGATTCCTATGGAAATAATAAAAATTCAGATGATCCTGTACGCTTTGAAACACCCAGTCTGGAAAATATCCTTATCCAAGACTTCGGGCCAATCGGCAATGAGAAAAATGCTTATGGGGCCATAGTTTTTAAAGACAATTTACCTGGGCTCATATTTGATGAATTTGGCAGAAAAGATTTGCATAATCCCTCTGCAGGATCATTGAATACTAGTTTTAAATTCAGGGCACCGCTAGAAACAATACTCGTCGCCCCTATCAGCGGCTCCATCACTTACATTGAGTGGCAGCCTAATAAAAACCATTCATCTGGCGATTGGGAAATACATATTAGCGCTGATACTTCCTCGCCATGGACGGTCATTATTGACCATCTTGTAAGCTTAGAATGCAGGCGTACCTCTAGCACAGTTGTTCCCTGTGAATCAGATCTCAACATATTAGGCAATCCTATTGATATCGGTGCGAAAATAGAAGCAGGTCAGCCTATCGGGTACATTGGTAACTGGCTTTACGACAATGATGGACCGACCTATGGGCATACCGAATTGAGTATTCTAAAGTACTCAGAAGACAGGAATAGTGCATCTGTTTATTGTCCAATCCCCTACATTCAACCAAGTAAACAAGAGTATTATGTAGATGCCGTAGCGGACTTAATGAAATTCTACGAGCAATGGGCTGGGGACGGAACGGTATATTTGGAAGATCAAATGCCATACCCCGGTTGCCTTTATGAAAAAATTGATTTAAACCCTGATGGCACTACTGTAGTTGAGAACTTACAAGGCTAAAAAGGAGCGTAGGCATTTATGCGATTTGTACTGATTTTGATAGTTCTATTCACTCTGGTATCCGCGTGTGGTAACTCAAACACACCAGATCAAAACACATCGACCGCATCAAGTAGCGAAGTTCCAAAAGAAATACCTGCTTCAAGTTCTTCACTTTCAAAGGAATCTGAAAATTCCAGCAGCCAAATAAGCAACTCTGAGCCCAAAGAACACGCGGACGCTGAAAAAACTGTATCCACTCAAGAAAAAGATGAACAAAAAGAGTTACCGACTCCAACTCCTAAGTCGGCCGTCATTGCTCCTACTGCTACTCCATTACCGGAAGTAGATAAAGATCAAATCGCGACCCCTACTGCCCAGCCAGAAGGATCTTCTCCACCAGCTAAGGCCACATCTACACCAACACCTAGCCCAAAACCGTTCCCTCTAGATGTTCAGTTCCCTCTCGACTTCAGCCCTTCAGGTAGATATCAGAATTTCTCAAGTTCTGCGCAAACAGCTTTCCAAAATGCAATAAAAGTCAATTTCGATAAGGCCACTCAAAAAGCCGGTGTTAGCGCTGCAGTATTTGACGGAACTCAATTGTGGACAGGAGCTGAGGGAAAGGCTTCATCAACAGACAAGATGACTGCTGAGACTCCAATGATTATTCGAAGCACTTCAAAGACAATTTTGGGGGCTCTTATGGTTTCCCAAGTTGATCGAGGGTTATATAGCCTGGATGACACCATAGAATCTTTACTTGCAAATCATCCTGATTACAGCCTGATCAATACCCCCAATGTAAATACTCAAGTCACTGTCAGGCAATTACTAACTATGACTTCCGGGATTTATGACTGGTCTAAACCTGCTGATTTGAACAGGCGAATGTCAATAATGGCAGATCAAAACTGGAAACCTGCAAATAACCTAAAGCAAATTATCAAAAAATTTACCAGTCCAGGATCCTATAACTATTCGTATGCCAATAGCATACTTCTAGGTTTGATCGCATCTCATCTTGAGAAAAAAGATTTGAACGATATATACCAAGAACAG contains:
- a CDS encoding TIGR03618 family F420-dependent PPOX class oxidoreductase; translated protein: MLTLEDLDSLLSQNNVVVFTTYRRDGMPQQSLVTVGKIDNSLVFTTRSRNAKAFNLTRDPRCALMIISTDRRTFAVLDGIAEVSTPTNTDPEELRQILQGIYRAAAGKEHPDWAEYDKVMIEQKRIAISLKPTRIIGHNV
- a CDS encoding serine hydrolase — its product is MRFVLILIVLFTLVSACGNSNTPDQNTSTASSSEVPKEIPASSSSLSKESENSSSQISNSEPKEHADAEKTVSTQEKDEQKELPTPTPKSAVIAPTATPLPEVDKDQIATPTAQPEGSSPPAKATSTPTPSPKPFPLDVQFPLDFSPSGRYQNFSSSAQTAFQNAIKVNFDKATQKAGVSAAVFDGTQLWTGAEGKASSTDKMTAETPMIIRSTSKTILGALMVSQVDRGLYSLDDTIESLLANHPDYSLINTPNVNTQVTVRQLLTMTSGIYDWSKPADLNRRMSIMADQNWKPANNLKQIIKKFTSPGSYNYSYANSILLGLIASHLEKKDLNDIYQEQFFKPLGITAGLLPEIATPENTAIAHDDLSLYQGGTGFGALNTGLAGQFYGLDPKISWAGAGIVSTPENIARWGYELYSSSGSAVSPSVRTKLIEAMTVPTDPGLTSLGMHTYGYYMGTGEVTLPDKSSLKVYTHPGGGGGRTSWIYYSPQLDVSVSLLANSQMLHNPGSCGYKGQIFMTNGECMAGSIFNALKK